GAGTACGCCATCATTCGTACCAGAAAAGGCACCGGTAGCTTCCCTGTCGAAGTTCTCGTCAATGATGCTTTCATATCGAGCAATCTTGCTTAAGACGAAGTCAACTTGCGTGGTGCGGGCTGGGTTGACCTGCACTCCATCTTTCTTGCCTGATCGATATCCGTCAAGGCTGGCGCGCAGGCTGCAATCAGCTCCAGTCGGTGCGTCTGCTAACTGGTAGTGACCGGCAGCATCTGAGCTCGTTGACGCGATAACTTGACCTTGGGCGTCAATCAGTTGAATAGCTGCTCCCGCTAGGCCCTGCCCGTTTGTGCTGACCAGGCCGACAATTGTACCTGTCTGCACGGTGACAGAACCAAGCGATACATCTTGCCGACATGTGTGCGCAGTGGTGGTGTCAACATTTGTAGGGTTGCCGTTCTGGTAGTGCTGGGCGCTTGCGAATATAGTGTACTGTCCGACGGGACCTTGAATAAGGTAACGGCCGTGTTCGTCAGCGGTAACGCTTGTTTGCCCGTAATGCACGGTGGCGGCTGGAACAGGCTGTCCACTTTGGTCAACAACGTAACCTGTAATGAGACTTTGACCGGCCGGAGGTTCGTATGAGCTGACTCCCACACTTGCTGGACGCGTCATAGGTAGGCCGAAAAAGTCTGAGGTCACGGGTAATTGATCGTCTGAACTGTCACCGCTCGTGCTAAAGCCAGGAGCTAGCACCGTCAGATTGACTGGAGTGCTGGACAGGATAAGCGGTGAAGTTGGCTGTCCGATAGCGGCTTTGGCGATATCCAAGGATGGATCGCCTTTGAGTTCGGGGTCTATAGTAATGGCCTGTTGGTCTGTCTGTGGAATGCTCATGGCAGGGCCGTAGTAGGAGTTATGGCTAAAACTGACACCTGGTTCGTTGTCTTGGAAGAGCGTGCCTAGGGCGCCTGCGAACGTGTTAATAAACACGTTATTCATCGCGTAGTGCTTGTTACGCTCTTTGTAGACAGCAGATGTGCTGCCAGAAGAAGCGAAGAAATGCACCTTGCGGTCTGCATTTGCCGGTCCCGGTTCTTGTGTGTTATACATCAGATTGTTGTAAACCAGATTGATACCCGAATCACCGTGTGGGTTGATATAGTTTCGACCAATGTTCGTAATGATGTTGTATCGAACGATTGCTGAGCCGAAAGAAAAGCCACACAAGAGGATGCCTTCGCCGCTGTCGTGCACATAGTTGACCTCAATGAGAATATTAGAAGTTCCACGGTCGGGATCGATACCATTCGAATCCGCTGCGCCTACGCGGCTAGCCAGATCTCCAACTTCATTGTTGTAAACATGAATATTGTCAGCCCAATACATCTCTATACCTGAGACGCCGGCTCCATCAATGAGATTATTGAATACGCTGGCGGCTCGTACACTGGTTATATACATGCCGTCCCAGCCATACTGCGTATCTCGGTTAGTTAGATAGTTGCCGCATATCGTAACATGCTCATGAGGTTTCCAATTAGGGTCTTCTTGGATGTTGCCTTGGTTATCAGAACTGGCTACAGCACGATCACCCCAACCAGGAGACTTGTCCTGGTACCGAGCAGTTCCCATGCCAGAAAATTGCTTAAAGACGATATTGGCAAAGGACGTGTTGGCGATGATGTTGTCATGCACGTTTATATGTGTAAAGGTGGAAGGAGTTTGTTGATCACCTTTGAGCCCTTCAAAAAGGATACCGCCAGTGCGTTTTGAGCGATCCACGCCTGCTTTGCTCACTGACCAGGTGACACCTGCTACATCGTGTACAAAAAGATGGTGGACGTTATACCCGTTCAATTGTCCGGCACTAGCAGCTTGTATGTGGAGACCTCGCAAGTCACCCGTGTCCGGGTTTTCGGTGCCAGGCGTCTGTCCGTTTCCTGAGGCCGGCGAGAAGTGCGAAGCGTCGAAATTCGCTTTGACATTTGAAATGTCCAGATTTGAAATTTCCCATGATGATTGGTTGGTGAGCTGCACAACGTCGTTGACTACACCGTTTCCCTTGAGTTGAGGAGCATTTCCTGTGCCATAGCTGGACAGAATAATGGGTTTACTTGAGCTACCCGATCCTTTTGGGGCCAACATGGCACTAGGACGGGCGCCTCCTGGAGCTACAGCGTCAATTCGTTGCTGACCGTTCCACTCGGTGTATTCATAGGCTTCACGGGCCGTTGTGTTCCCACTAGCTTGCCAAACGCTACCGGCTTTTAGTAGTATTCGATCGCCAGCCTGAAACGTTGTGCTGTTGACTTTCTCCAAGCTTTTCCAAGCCTGTGACGGACTTGTGCCTAGATGACTGTCATCGCCTTGAATGGAGTCGACATAGTAATCGGTGCCGTTCGGATTGACGACATTAGATTGAGTGACTTGATACCTACCTGACGTAATTGCGGCACGACCTGCGTTTTTGAGGGCACTTTTATCGGTGTATCCAGCTGAGTTCTCACCTTGTGGCGGATTGTTGCCACTTACTGGCCCAGCTAGGGCTGCGGGGGCAATGAGCAGTCCTAGGGCTGCAGCAAGCAACGTTCCTCGTCCGGCCCACTGGCGTAGGGTTTGTCTATATATCGATGGCATATCTAACCGCTCCTATCATCGTTGACTACGGTTATTTCAATAGCAGAATTAGTTATTTGCAGCAAATTTCATTTCGTCTATTGAAATGTATTTCTATTATTGCAAATAAAAGAGAAATTAGGAAATCTGTTGCATAGTGTTGCCTGAATTGGAAAAGTCCCATCATTGAGCTTGGGCATCGGTACCATCGAGTTCCACATTTTTATAGTGTGTATGTCAAATGTGAAACCTATGACGTTGACGACTAAGTGTTCAAGCACGGTAGGAGGAGAGGCGTATACGAAGGCAGCCAGTCGGCTTGAGCTGACTGGCCACTTGGGGTGTGCGGATTGGGTTACTGGTGCTGCTGGCGGCGCTTGAAAATGATGAAGTAGCAGACAAGTAGTACGAGGGCGGCGACAGCTACGAGAGCCCACACCAGGGCGGAGCGTGACGGCTTGCTGGCGGCTGGGGCCTCGGCAGCTTGCTGGATGACGCTCGGTTTGAGCGCGTCTTGCACCTTGACGACCTTACCGGCGGAGTTCAGCGTGACGCGGGCGCTTAGGGCGCGGGCCAGATTGATGCGGCCCCAGCCTTTCGACGACTTGTCGTAGGGGTATCCGCTAGCTATGGCCGTTTGCGCGAGGACTTCCTTGCGCTGGGCGGCAGTGAGCTTGGGGTAGGCAAAACTCAAGAGCAGGTCCGCGTTTTCGGGTGCGGCCAGCGGCTGGTCTGTCGTGGTCGAGCGTGTAAAGCCGTAGGTCATGCGAGCCCGGTAGGCCTTCAGGGCGGAGGCGCGGTCGGTGACTGGCTGAGTGGAGATGGGGTCGGTGAAGCTGTTCTGATAGCCCTTGGCGTTGTCTGCGCCCAGTTTGCTGATTGCGGCAGCGAGCGTATCGCCGTGACCGTCTTGCTTGCACCGGGTCTCCAGGTAGGTGCGCAGCTGGTCTCGCGCTGCCTCCATCTGAGCGCTGTTGGCCTGCCAGTATGCTGCGACGGAGGCCATGCCGCCGATGCGACCTGCAACCACGTCTAGTGGATAGTGCACGCCGAGCACGAGCCGATTGTTGCCTGCTTCGGAGATACGCGTCAGGATTTCCGGTGCGAGTTCGGGCACCATCGCCGCTAGCACCACGCCGCGCGAATATGCTTTGTTGGTGTGGCCGGATGGGAAAGAACCCTCTATAGAATTCTTGGGGTAGTCTGGGCTGTGCTGCTTGCCATCCGCGCCGACGGCATCCGGAACTGTGATGATATCGAGCGTGTCGGGCAGACCGACGAGGTCGTTGTGGCCGTCGTGGATGTGCTGGGCATCTGGTAGCCAGCTGCCGCGCTGTGTGTAGGGGCGGGGGAACTGGTGGACGTCCTTGGAAGGGTTGCCGGACCAGCCGTTGGCGTTCATGATCTCTTTCACCAGGTCCAGGGAGCCACTGTTGTAACCTTCTTCAAAGTAAGCCCCTAATACCGGCCCGAAGCCGT
This window of the Bombiscardovia nodaiensis genome carries:
- a CDS encoding PAP2 family phosphoesterase translates to MSSWTRRARRWVTLGMAGIVALTCAAPAQAASESNPLVPLVEDFGAYWQAPGQPYDGSGTPGKVLNAKILQQNDKTLVDINHAGAKGMQEGKLTDQQKRALSDRDADRNVAFEMKDGFGPVLGAYFEEGYNSGSLDLVKEIMNANGWSGNPSKDVHQFPRPYTQRGSWLPDAQHIHDGHNDLVGLPDTLDIITVPDAVGADGKQHSPDYPKNSIEGSFPSGHTNKAYSRGVVLAAMVPELAPEILTRISEAGNNRLVLGVHYPLDVVAGRIGGMASVAAYWQANSAQMEAARDQLRTYLETRCKQDGHGDTLAAAISKLGADNAKGYQNSFTDPISTQPVTDRASALKAYRARMTYGFTRSTTTDQPLAAPENADLLLSFAYPKLTAAQRKEVLAQTAIASGYPYDKSSKGWGRINLARALSARVTLNSAGKVVKVQDALKPSVIQQAAEAPAASKPSRSALVWALVAVAALVLLVCYFIIFKRRQQHQ